A portion of the Longimicrobium sp. genome contains these proteins:
- a CDS encoding diacylglycerol/polyprenol kinase family protein, which produces MKRELTRKAIHMSSTVLPLLVWVVPRPVALAVLLPGAAIALGIDLARHKHRGFRYQFLRRTRTMLRTHERHGLAGATYMAVAYAAALVLFPKPVAVAAMLFNGLGDAAAALVGKRWGRHRTSWGKSWEGFAAGLVTDLAVAGAVCLVAPSVPFAAAAFGALVAATVEFAPLPVDDNVRVTLVGGAAIGLGMVLLA; this is translated from the coding sequence ATGAAGCGCGAGCTGACGCGGAAGGCGATCCACATGTCGTCGACGGTGCTGCCCCTGCTGGTGTGGGTGGTGCCGCGCCCGGTGGCGCTGGCGGTGCTGCTGCCCGGTGCCGCCATCGCGCTGGGGATCGACTTGGCGCGGCACAAGCACCGCGGCTTCCGCTACCAGTTCCTTCGCCGCACGCGCACCATGCTGCGCACGCACGAGCGGCACGGCCTCGCCGGGGCCACGTACATGGCCGTCGCGTACGCCGCCGCGCTGGTGCTGTTTCCCAAGCCCGTGGCCGTGGCCGCGATGCTCTTCAACGGCCTGGGCGACGCGGCGGCGGCGCTGGTGGGCAAGCGGTGGGGGCGGCACCGCACGTCGTGGGGCAAGAGCTGGGAGGGGTTCGCGGCGGGGCTGGTGACGGACCTCGCGGTGGCGGGAGCTGTCTGCCTGGTGGCCCCGTCCGTCCCGTTCGCGGCCGCCGCGTTCGGGGCGCTCGTCGCCGCCACGGTGGAGTTCGCCCCGCTTCCCGTGGACGACAACGTGCGCGTGACGCTCGTCGGCGGCGCGGCGATCGGCTTGGGGATGGTGCTGCTGGCGTAG
- a CDS encoding alpha/beta hydrolase, giving the protein MTTAAATAGGEGWTHHEAVVNNVRLHWVEAGEGPLVVLLHGFPQFWWTWRWQIPALAAAGYRVVAPDLRGYNMSEKPARVAAYRTEQLVADVVGLVRHLGADKAHVVGHDWGGVIAWWMGMLAPEHVDRLVILNAPHPRAFARELMTPDQMLRSWYAAAFQLPILPEAAFRRGDFALLERIFRGEAVQPGAFTDQDIQLYREAAARPGAIKAMLAYYRAAARHSSPRSRKIALPTLVIWGDRDPALSVRLTHGLEKWVPGVRVEHLPEASHWVMEEFPDRVNELLLGFLREGAAPHV; this is encoded by the coding sequence ATGACGACGGCAGCGGCGACGGCGGGCGGGGAAGGGTGGACGCACCACGAGGCGGTGGTGAACAACGTCCGGCTGCACTGGGTGGAGGCAGGCGAGGGGCCGCTGGTGGTGCTGCTTCACGGGTTTCCGCAGTTCTGGTGGACGTGGCGCTGGCAGATCCCCGCGCTGGCCGCCGCAGGCTATCGCGTGGTGGCGCCCGATCTGCGGGGCTACAACATGTCGGAAAAGCCCGCGCGCGTGGCGGCGTACCGCACAGAGCAGCTGGTGGCGGACGTGGTGGGGCTGGTGCGGCACCTGGGTGCGGACAAGGCGCACGTGGTCGGCCACGACTGGGGCGGGGTGATCGCCTGGTGGATGGGGATGCTGGCGCCCGAGCACGTGGACCGGCTGGTCATCCTGAACGCGCCGCACCCACGCGCCTTCGCGCGGGAGCTGATGACGCCCGACCAGATGCTGCGGTCGTGGTACGCCGCGGCCTTCCAGCTGCCAATCCTCCCCGAGGCCGCGTTCCGCCGGGGCGACTTCGCGCTGCTCGAGCGCATTTTCCGGGGCGAGGCGGTGCAGCCCGGCGCGTTCACCGACCAGGACATCCAGCTGTACCGAGAGGCCGCCGCGCGCCCGGGCGCCATCAAGGCCATGCTCGCCTACTACCGCGCGGCGGCGCGCCACTCGTCGCCACGCTCTCGCAAGATCGCGCTGCCTACGCTGGTGATCTGGGGTGATCGAGACCCGGCGCTGTCGGTACGGCTGACGCACGGGCTGGAGAAGTGGGTGCCCGGCGTTCGCGTGGAGCACCTTCCGGAGGCGAGCCACTGGGTGATGGAGGAGTTTCCCGACCGGGTGAACGAGCTGCTGCTCGGGTTCCTGCGCGAGGGGGCAGCCCCGCATGTGTGA